A region of Clostridiales bacterium DNA encodes the following proteins:
- a CDS encoding D-alanine--D-alanine ligase produces MGGRSAEREVSLNTGAQVASALAEKGHDIVCIDTLEHSFITQIVSAEPDVVFICLHGRFGEDGTVQGLLELLEIAYVGSGVLASALAMDKVMSKHFFSHAGIPTPDYVHVRAGEHVDAAQIAVRVGEKSVVKPANEGSALGVTIVHEPGELAGALAEAFRYDDDVLVERFIAGVEVTVGVIGNEDPIALPTLEIVPEHEFYDYESKYVPGMSLHIIPARISESAALECQRLALAAHRALGCRGMSRADTIVDGSGEVWLLETNTIPGMTKTSLLPDAARAAGIEFPELCERLVRLALETR; encoded by the coding sequence ATGGGTGGGCGCTCCGCAGAGCGAGAAGTCTCGCTCAACACAGGGGCACAGGTCGCCTCGGCATTGGCCGAGAAGGGCCATGACATCGTGTGCATCGACACGCTTGAGCACTCCTTCATCACACAGATAGTGTCTGCCGAGCCAGACGTGGTATTCATCTGCCTCCACGGACGTTTTGGTGAGGATGGGACCGTACAGGGCCTGCTCGAGCTACTCGAAATCGCGTACGTGGGATCAGGTGTGCTCGCGAGCGCTCTGGCCATGGACAAAGTGATGTCCAAGCACTTCTTCAGTCATGCGGGCATCCCGACTCCCGACTACGTCCACGTGCGCGCGGGTGAGCATGTGGACGCGGCTCAGATAGCCGTGCGCGTTGGAGAGAAGAGCGTCGTGAAGCCGGCCAACGAGGGGTCAGCCCTCGGCGTCACTATTGTTCACGAGCCCGGAGAGCTTGCTGGAGCACTTGCCGAGGCGTTCCGTTACGACGATGACGTGCTTGTCGAACGGTTCATCGCCGGCGTGGAGGTGACGGTCGGCGTGATCGGCAACGAGGACCCGATCGCGCTGCCCACACTCGAGATCGTTCCAGAACATGAGTTCTACGACTACGAGTCAAAGTACGTGCCGGGCATGAGCCTGCACATCATCCCAGCCCGGATCAGCGAGAGCGCGGCGCTGGAGTGCCAGCGGCTTGCGCTCGCAGCCCACCGCGCCCTCGGCTGCCGGGGCATGTCACGCGCGGACACGATCGTGGACGGCTCCGGAGAAGTGTGGTTGCTCGAGACGAACACGATACCCGGCATGACCAAGACGTCTCTCCTTCCGGACGCGGCGCGCGCGGCGGGCATTGAGTTTCCTGAGCTCTGCGAAAGGCTCGTCCGGCTTGCGCTAGAAACCCGGTAG
- the sdaAA gene encoding L-serine ammonia-lyase, iron-sulfur-dependent, subunit alpha: protein MAFESFDALADAATGHGSLSAAALAREMLDSGEPPEAIRARMNYILKTMREGIDEGRSGRALSRSGRVGGDAARLERSSHELLGPQFGRALSASLAVAEVNAAMGRVVAAPTGGASGVLPGVLVTVAEQIGASDEAIVDALLTAAAVGGVIAARASLAGAAGGCQAEIGSAAAMAAAAAVEMAGGSAEAAGHAASFALQGLLGLVCDPIGGLVEVPCVARNATGAAVALAAVEMALAGMTFPVPFDEVVDAASAVGRSLPEDLRETGRGGLAATPAARKMAAERTLVP from the coding sequence ATGGCGTTCGAATCATTCGATGCCCTAGCTGATGCGGCGACCGGGCACGGTTCGCTTTCGGCAGCCGCCCTCGCACGAGAGATGCTCGACTCAGGCGAGCCGCCCGAAGCCATCCGCGCACGCATGAACTACATCCTCAAGACGATGCGCGAGGGCATCGACGAAGGGCGAAGCGGACGGGCACTCTCCCGGTCAGGCCGAGTCGGCGGCGACGCCGCACGCCTTGAGCGCTCAAGCCACGAGTTGCTTGGCCCGCAGTTTGGACGGGCGCTCTCCGCGTCGCTCGCCGTCGCCGAGGTCAACGCTGCTATGGGACGCGTGGTCGCCGCGCCGACCGGTGGAGCTTCAGGCGTGCTGCCGGGGGTGCTCGTCACCGTCGCCGAGCAGATCGGCGCCAGTGACGAGGCCATCGTGGACGCGCTGCTCACCGCAGCTGCGGTAGGCGGAGTCATCGCCGCGCGCGCCTCACTCGCCGGTGCGGCAGGGGGATGTCAAGCCGAGATAGGCTCGGCCGCTGCGATGGCGGCAGCCGCAGCCGTCGAAATGGCGGGCGGCTCAGCCGAGGCGGCAGGACACGCGGCGTCCTTCGCGCTCCAGGGGCTTCTCGGCCTCGTCTGCGACCCGATCGGAGGACTCGTCGAAGTGCCGTGTGTGGCCCGTAACGCCACCGGGGCGGCCGTAGCGCTAGCGGCTGTGGAGATGGCGCTAGCCGGCATGACATTTCCGGTCCCCTTCGACGAGGTCGTCGACGCGGCGTCCGCGGTAGGACGCTCACTTCCCGAGGACCTGAGAGAGACGGGCCGAGGCGGCCTTGCAGCGACACCTGCCGCACGCAAGATGGCCGCGGAACGGACGTTAGTCCCGTGA
- a CDS encoding ferrous iron transport protein A — protein MASHAHATGSHTGATLTLDKLRRGESCEVVAIGDEMARIAAVRFGMAEGACISCITRVPAGPIVVRSGMQEIAIGRKLAQRINVRPLRGDN, from the coding sequence ATGGCGTCACACGCTCACGCAACCGGCTCACACACGGGCGCAACGCTCACGCTCGACAAGCTTCGTAGAGGTGAGTCGTGCGAGGTGGTGGCCATCGGGGACGAGATGGCGCGCATCGCCGCGGTGCGTTTTGGGATGGCAGAAGGCGCGTGTATCTCGTGTATCACCCGCGTGCCTGCGGGTCCGATAGTGGTGCGCTCGGGGATGCAGGAAATCGCGATCGGACGCAAGCTCGCCCAGCGAATCAACGTGCGGCCTTTGAGAGGGGACAATTAG
- the feoB gene encoding ferrous iron transport protein B translates to MATDVSTHRHAPASVEQRKGAAGLVLAGNPNVGKSVVFNAFTGTYVDVSNFPGTTVEITRGQMGEYDIVDTPGVYGVSSFNDEERVARDVILDGDLVVNVVDAVHLERDLFLTLQLIDMGKRMVVALNMADEARARGVDVDRDLLADLLGVPVIETVAVRGKGIPELKAALADARCGHADPVLEEPLVLMAARVGSRAEALLVLEGDEHIASLHGIEPEGKRDEIYLRRRDRVNDIVGHVVKHTTEGASFSTRLSHAMMHPATGIPMLALLLWGMYKVLGEWVAGGVVGLLEEELMIGRVEPVVRGVVGSVFAEGSVANTLLAGEFGVLTMAPTYLIGVILPLVAGFYLLLSLLEDTGYLPRIATLADRSLTAVGLNGRAVIPLILGLGCVTMGTLTTRILGSKRERIITTALMAIAVPCTAQIAVIAALMAGVGPMYAAGYFAALFVIFVGVGTALARVTPGVSTDLLIDIPSLRIPRLDNVARKTFIKVWHFMKEVTLFFVAGAALISTLDVTGALGAIQRAAVPLTVGWLGLPAEAATAFVMGFVRRDFGAAGFFTMELTAAQLLVSMVTITLFVPCVASVMVIAKERGVRYLAGLSVASVGLAFLTGGLLARLIGVI, encoded by the coding sequence ATGGCGACAGACGTCTCTACGCACCGCCACGCTCCTGCTTCCGTTGAACAACGCAAGGGCGCGGCGGGACTCGTGCTTGCCGGTAACCCGAATGTGGGCAAGTCGGTGGTGTTCAACGCGTTCACTGGCACCTACGTTGACGTGAGCAACTTCCCGGGCACCACCGTCGAGATCACCCGGGGGCAGATGGGTGAGTACGACATCGTCGACACCCCGGGGGTTTACGGTGTGTCCTCGTTCAACGACGAAGAGCGTGTGGCGCGTGACGTAATCCTCGACGGTGACCTCGTTGTCAACGTTGTAGACGCGGTGCACCTTGAGCGCGACCTGTTTCTGACCCTGCAGTTGATCGACATGGGCAAGCGGATGGTAGTGGCGCTCAACATGGCCGATGAGGCCCGCGCCCGTGGAGTCGATGTCGATCGCGACCTGCTCGCTGACCTTCTCGGCGTGCCCGTGATCGAGACAGTCGCGGTTCGCGGCAAGGGAATTCCCGAACTGAAGGCGGCCCTTGCGGACGCTCGCTGCGGTCATGCGGATCCTGTACTCGAAGAGCCGCTCGTGCTCATGGCTGCTCGCGTGGGTTCGCGCGCCGAGGCCCTTCTTGTACTCGAGGGCGATGAGCACATCGCCTCCCTCCACGGCATTGAGCCTGAGGGGAAGCGTGACGAGATCTACCTGCGCCGCCGGGATCGCGTGAACGATATCGTCGGCCACGTGGTGAAACACACCACCGAAGGCGCCAGCTTCTCGACGCGCCTCTCGCACGCGATGATGCATCCGGCGACCGGGATACCGATGCTCGCTTTGCTGCTGTGGGGGATGTACAAGGTGCTTGGCGAGTGGGTGGCCGGTGGAGTCGTTGGGCTGCTCGAAGAGGAGCTCATGATCGGCCGCGTCGAGCCGGTGGTCCGCGGCGTCGTAGGCTCAGTGTTTGCCGAGGGAAGCGTGGCCAATACGCTGTTGGCCGGCGAGTTTGGCGTGCTCACAATGGCGCCAACGTACCTGATCGGCGTGATCCTTCCGCTCGTCGCCGGTTTCTACCTTTTGCTCTCGCTCCTCGAGGATACGGGCTACCTGCCGAGAATCGCCACGCTCGCGGACCGCTCTCTAACGGCAGTAGGGCTGAACGGAAGAGCGGTCATCCCGCTTATCCTAGGCCTGGGATGCGTGACCATGGGAACGCTCACGACCCGCATTCTCGGATCGAAGCGCGAGCGGATCATCACGACCGCGCTCATGGCCATCGCGGTGCCCTGCACAGCCCAGATCGCCGTCATAGCGGCGCTCATGGCTGGAGTGGGTCCGATGTATGCCGCAGGCTACTTTGCCGCGCTGTTCGTCATCTTCGTAGGCGTGGGCACCGCGCTTGCACGCGTCACCCCCGGCGTGTCGACCGATTTGTTGATTGACATCCCGAGTCTGAGAATCCCGCGCCTCGACAATGTCGCACGCAAGACGTTCATCAAGGTCTGGCACTTCATGAAAGAGGTCACACTCTTCTTTGTCGCCGGTGCGGCACTCATCTCTACGCTCGATGTGACCGGCGCACTCGGCGCTATACAGCGCGCAGCTGTTCCGCTCACCGTCGGCTGGCTTGGACTTCCCGCAGAAGCGGCAACCGCGTTTGTGATGGGCTTTGTTCGCCGCGATTTTGGTGCGGCCGGGTTCTTCACGATGGAGCTAACCGCCGCCCAGCTGCTGGTTTCGATGGTGACCATCACGCTGTTTGTTCCGTGCGTCGCGAGCGTGATGGTGATCGCCAAAGAACGGGGCGTTCGCTACCTCGCCGGTCTGTCTGTGGCGTCGGTCGGCCTCGCGTTTCTTACCGGCGGCTTGCTTGCCCGGCTCATCGGGGTGATCTAG
- the sdaAB gene encoding L-serine ammonia-lyase, iron-sulfur-dependent subunit beta: MRQRSLFDIVGPIMVGPSSSHTAGAVRLGLLARAVFGATPQSARIGLHGSFASTGHGHGTDLALVAGLLGLAPDDLAIKDAHSLAKNAGLSVEIAEADLGAVHPNSVAFDLAGAGRPDVYIEGASLGGGVVVLTRIGAYEVEVTGELPMLLVAHLDQPGEIAAVTSVLAEEGVNIARMRVSRERRGAAALMLIETDIQPSDMVLGLIAAAPGITGVRVVPTV; encoded by the coding sequence GTGCGCCAACGCTCGCTTTTCGACATCGTCGGTCCGATCATGGTGGGGCCCTCATCGAGTCACACGGCTGGTGCGGTCCGGCTCGGCCTGCTGGCGCGCGCGGTCTTCGGCGCAACACCCCAAAGCGCCCGGATCGGTCTCCACGGATCGTTCGCCTCGACAGGCCACGGCCACGGCACTGACCTGGCACTCGTCGCGGGATTGCTCGGCCTCGCTCCCGACGACCTCGCAATCAAAGACGCGCACTCCCTCGCCAAGAACGCCGGACTCTCAGTTGAGATTGCCGAGGCCGACCTCGGCGCGGTCCACCCAAACTCCGTCGCCTTCGACCTCGCGGGCGCCGGCCGTCCCGATGTCTACATCGAGGGCGCATCCCTTGGAGGCGGCGTCGTCGTTCTCACGCGTATCGGCGCCTACGAAGTCGAGGTCACCGGCGAGCTTCCCATGCTGCTCGTCGCGCACCTCGACCAGCCTGGTGAGATCGCGGCCGTCACGTCCGTCCTCGCCGAGGAGGGTGTCAACATCGCGCGAATGCGCGTGTCGCGAGAGCGCCGGGGCGCCGCCGCCCTCATGCTGATCGAAACCGACATTCAGCCAAGCGATATGGTGCTCGGCTTAATCGCGGCGGCGCCGGGGATCACCGGCGTGCGCGTCGTCCCGACTGTGTAG